In the genome of Solibacillus silvestris, one region contains:
- a CDS encoding N-acetylglucosamine kinase yields MSNRYVLAVDGGASKTIMTIRSTDGRELFTATSTGSNYQAVGIEHVQHVFTGLLRSAAAHLPSLFIDIAIFALAGIDTDQDKKIIEEIIEESIARSPFTFGQIIIENDVEATLKGLGKNNVSLLISGTGAICYSLMNDRISRGGGWGHRIGDEGSGYWIGKHIAKAIFRAADGRNKPTLLTELVLAGHHVNSTDELFNLIYSADYTNARLASFSSYLQQAVEMEDTVAQKIMQKAADELVLLATTTLKNAGYSNIAHTLFLNGGILKNNPLLVELITTQLQKTHPNITLKLCEEKPIEAIFNRGLSELNGAQPVK; encoded by the coding sequence ATGAGTAATCGTTATGTATTAGCCGTTGATGGTGGTGCATCAAAAACAATAATGACTATTCGCTCTACAGATGGCCGTGAACTATTTACCGCAACTTCCACAGGCTCAAATTACCAAGCTGTTGGAATCGAACATGTCCAACATGTATTTACCGGCCTGCTCCGGAGTGCAGCAGCTCATTTACCAAGTCTGTTTATTGATATCGCGATATTTGCACTTGCCGGCATTGATACAGATCAGGACAAAAAGATTATCGAAGAGATTATTGAAGAAAGTATCGCCCGCTCCCCTTTTACATTCGGTCAAATTATTATCGAAAATGATGTTGAAGCAACTTTAAAGGGGCTCGGGAAAAACAATGTCAGCCTGCTAATTTCCGGTACAGGGGCTATTTGCTACAGCCTTATGAATGATCGGATTAGCCGCGGCGGTGGCTGGGGTCATCGGATTGGCGATGAAGGAAGCGGTTACTGGATCGGAAAACATATTGCAAAAGCAATTTTCCGCGCTGCCGACGGGCGAAATAAACCGACTTTATTAACAGAGCTTGTTTTAGCTGGTCATCATGTCAACAGCACAGATGAATTGTTCAATCTCATTTATTCAGCGGATTATACAAATGCGCGATTGGCAAGCTTCAGTTCCTACTTACAACAGGCAGTCGAAATGGAAGATACTGTTGCACAAAAAATTATGCAAAAGGCAGCAGATGAGCTTGTATTATTGGCAACAACGACATTGAAAAATGCCGGTTACTCCAATATAGCCCATACACTTTTTTTAAATGGCGGAATACTAAAAAACAATCCCTTGCTTGTTGAGTTAATAACTACACAGCTCCAAAAAACACATCCGAATATAACGTTAAAGTTATGTGAGGAAAAGCCGATTGAAGCTATCTTTAACCGCGGCTTAAGTGAATTAAATGGGGCACAACCCGTAAAGTAG
- a CDS encoding argininosuccinate lyase yields MFFQNYRNLINEKEGILFPSNSYRQMVLQPAYDEARKHFLDAMLQIHIAHLKMLEEQELVTSENARRIGQAIQNLDLEYYKTRDYNPQFEDLFFRIENKLIELGGDVSGNLHIGRSRNDMGIAIYRMTLRKKMLTLMQELLNLRQSLIVFAEEHVETIMIGYTHTQQAQPTTFAHYLKAVIDQLTRDYKRMQAAYNTINRSSMGAAALTTTGFPISRERVQELLAFDDLIENAWDAVAGADYIAEAASIVQLAALNLGRTSQDFLLWATQEFNAFKLASPYVQISSIMPQKRNPVSIEHTRSLLSSVVGDAATVLQMVHNTPFGDIVDTEDDMQPYLWRAIDRLVGIYKLFAGMILTMDVNKENLLKRAQNSFANVTELADSLVRSEGISFRQSHKIVSLCVRELMANNKESLASLTWNLANEKCVEVTGKTLQINEIAFYQAIQPEYFVNIRTLKGGPAPATMRKSLSQAQDDTVHLENWLREKTEAILKAENGLEQILKGWTEHE; encoded by the coding sequence ATGTTCTTTCAGAATTACCGCAATTTAATAAATGAAAAAGAAGGAATTTTATTTCCTTCCAATAGTTATCGTCAAATGGTTTTACAGCCCGCTTACGATGAGGCACGCAAGCATTTTTTGGATGCGATGCTTCAAATTCATATTGCCCATTTAAAGATGCTAGAAGAACAGGAATTGGTTACCTCAGAAAATGCACGTCGTATCGGTCAAGCTATCCAAAATCTTGATTTGGAATATTATAAAACGCGTGATTATAACCCGCAGTTTGAAGATTTATTTTTTCGTATTGAAAACAAGCTAATCGAACTGGGTGGCGATGTTTCTGGAAATTTACATATTGGACGCAGCAGAAACGATATGGGAATCGCCATTTACCGCATGACACTACGTAAAAAGATGCTCACGCTCATGCAGGAACTTTTGAATTTACGTCAATCGCTAATCGTCTTTGCCGAAGAGCATGTAGAGACGATTATGATTGGCTATACACATACACAGCAAGCACAGCCGACAACGTTTGCCCATTATTTAAAGGCCGTTATTGACCAGCTTACTAGGGACTATAAACGAATGCAGGCCGCATATAATACGATTAACCGAAGCAGTATGGGCGCGGCTGCTTTAACAACTACAGGGTTTCCGATTAGCCGCGAACGGGTGCAGGAGTTGCTTGCCTTTGATGATTTAATCGAAAATGCTTGGGATGCGGTAGCCGGTGCCGATTATATCGCAGAAGCTGCCAGTATCGTACAGCTTGCCGCACTTAATTTAGGGCGCACATCTCAGGACTTTTTACTATGGGCAACACAGGAATTTAATGCTTTTAAGCTGGCCAGTCCATATGTGCAAATCAGTTCCATCATGCCTCAAAAACGCAACCCTGTTTCAATTGAGCATACACGTTCACTGCTCTCATCGGTTGTAGGGGATGCGGCAACTGTATTGCAAATGGTTCACAATACACCATTTGGAGATATTGTCGATACAGAAGATGATATGCAACCTTATTTATGGCGAGCAATCGACCGGTTAGTCGGAATTTATAAGCTATTTGCAGGAATGATTCTCACGATGGATGTGAATAAGGAAAATTTACTGAAGCGTGCACAAAACAGCTTTGCCAATGTAACAGAGCTTGCCGATTCCCTTGTCCGCTCCGAAGGTATTTCATTCCGCCAATCACATAAAATTGTCAGCCTTTGTGTGCGGGAGCTGATGGCAAATAATAAAGAATCGCTTGCAAGCCTGACATGGAATTTGGCAAATGAGAAATGTGTGGAAGTTACAGGAAAGACGCTTCAAATTAATGAGATTGCTTTTTACCAGGCCATTCAGCCGGAATACTTCGTTAATATTCGTACATTAAAGGGAGGTCCTGCGCCTGCAACAATGCGGAAATCACTTAGCCAGGCACAAGATGATACTGTCCATCTTGAAAATTGGCTGAGAGAAAAAACAGAGGCAATTTTAAAGGCCGAAAATGGATTGGAACAAATTTTAAAGGGGTGGACGGAACATGAGTAA
- a CDS encoding multidrug transporter gives MKQNWIYPLLIVIAASSYGVLSTIVKVAMQHGYTSSEAVTSQYFVGFLLALVLFVVTQRTLPKLSKKGAITLLLAGTCTAITGIVYGHSLNYLPASLAVVMLFQFTWIGLFMDCFLKRRLPTRIELISLVFLFVGTILAAGVIDVDLSQIAWQGWALGLLAAFTFAAFMQFNAQPVEGVTTIGRTFILSVVSLIIVFIFLSPEIVWNGQLTGGLWKFGLALGLFGIILPILLFSIAAPKVGGALVPILSAMELPVAITVSVIVLNESLTLLQIFGIVFVLFGMVLPSYFASKKVRVIDQKQQLP, from the coding sequence ATGAAACAAAACTGGATTTACCCGCTATTAATCGTAATAGCGGCTAGTAGTTATGGAGTATTATCAACAATCGTAAAAGTGGCAATGCAGCACGGCTATACTTCGTCAGAAGCTGTTACTAGCCAGTATTTCGTTGGATTTTTACTCGCACTCGTACTTTTTGTAGTAACACAACGCACATTACCTAAGCTTTCAAAAAAAGGCGCTATCACTTTGCTTTTAGCCGGAACATGTACAGCGATTACCGGTATTGTTTACGGACACTCCCTTAATTATTTACCTGCTTCATTGGCAGTTGTTATGCTATTCCAATTCACATGGATTGGGTTGTTTATGGACTGCTTCCTGAAAAGACGTCTGCCAACTCGTATTGAATTAATTTCATTAGTATTTTTATTTGTAGGTACGATTTTAGCAGCTGGTGTGATTGATGTAGATTTATCGCAGATTGCTTGGCAAGGATGGGCACTAGGTTTACTCGCTGCCTTTACTTTTGCAGCATTTATGCAATTTAACGCTCAGCCTGTTGAAGGGGTGACGACGATTGGACGTACATTTATTTTATCTGTTGTGTCACTGATTATCGTATTCATCTTCTTATCACCTGAAATTGTATGGAACGGCCAATTAACTGGCGGTCTTTGGAAGTTCGGTCTGGCACTCGGACTCTTCGGTATTATCTTGCCGATTTTACTATTTTCGATTGCCGCGCCAAAAGTCGGTGGTGCACTTGTCCCAATTTTAAGTGCAATGGAGCTGCCAGTAGCAATTACAGTATCCGTCATTGTATTAAATGAAAGTTTAACACTTCTACAAATTTTCGGTATCGTATTTGTACTATTTGGTATGGTATTGCCATCTTATTTCGCTTCAAAAAAAGTGCGTGTTATCGATCAAAAACAACAGCTGCCCTGA
- a CDS encoding acetyltransferase has product MNVTIRQAERDDAKAVAPLIYDAIGDIANNLTGEEEVSQILAALEQYVTETTNRHSYLNTFVAEQQGEIVGIVVLYDGRLGYKLDRQLEQQLAKKGIQTTLDIEAHMDEYYIDTICVSKNARGLGIGTLLLQFAEQKGKELGYEKISLNVELEKQDARRLYEKIGYRTTESWTIINEPFHHMVKSL; this is encoded by the coding sequence ATGAATGTTACCATTCGACAAGCAGAACGAGATGACGCGAAAGCTGTCGCCCCTTTAATTTATGACGCAATCGGAGACATTGCAAACAATTTGACTGGTGAAGAGGAAGTTTCGCAGATTTTAGCTGCTTTAGAACAGTATGTCACAGAAACGACAAATCGACACAGCTATTTGAATACTTTTGTAGCGGAACAGCAAGGTGAAATAGTTGGGATTGTCGTGCTTTATGATGGGCGTCTCGGGTACAAGCTCGATCGCCAGCTTGAACAACAGCTAGCCAAAAAAGGAATACAGACTACATTGGATATTGAAGCACATATGGATGAATATTATATCGATACAATTTGCGTCTCAAAAAATGCACGCGGACTTGGCATCGGTACGCTTCTTTTACAATTCGCCGAGCAAAAAGGCAAGGAACTTGGCTATGAAAAAATTTCTCTAAATGTGGAACTAGAGAAACAAGATGCACGACGCTTGTATGAAAAAATAGGCTACCGTACAACCGAAAGCTGGACAATAATTAATGAGCCATTTCATCATATGGTGAAATCGCTTTAG